A stretch of DNA from Candidatus Tanganyikabacteria bacterium:
TGCTGCTCTCGGACGACAGAGTCAAGACGGACGCCGTCGACAAGCTGCGCAACGTCATCGCGACCGCGGCCGGCGCCGACCCGGCCCGCCGCGACCAGGTCACGGTGGAACGCGTCCGCTTCGACACCACCGACGTCGATCGCCTCAAGGCCGAACTCGCCAAGAAGGAAGAGGTCAAGAAGGCCGCCAAGAAGAAGGGCGGCATCGGCTGGGGCTGGGTCATCTGGGGCGGCATCGGCGCCTTCGTTCTGGCCCTCATCCTCTCGCTCATCTTCCGCCGCCGGCGGCCGGCCGAGAACCCCTTCGAGGCCCTCACGACCTCGCTGGAAGCCGATGCGCTGCCCGGTTTCGACCAGGGCGCCCTGGCCGGCGGCTACGGGGCCGATCAGCTCTACGGGCAGCAACCCGGCGGCTACGGCGAGATCCCCGGTTATCCGCAGAGCGACTTCGGCGCGCCCGCCGGCTACGGGCAGGAGCAGTTCGGCGCGCCGGGCGGCTACGAGCCGCAGGTGGCGCAGCAGCAGAGCCAGAGCGGCGGAGCGTTCGAGTTCCTCTATAACGTCGCCCCCGAGCAGGTCGCCGAGTACCTCGCGGCCGAACGGCCGGCCACCGCCGCGGGCGTGCTCGCGCAACTCGACTCCAACTTCGCGGAGACCGTCATCGCGAACATGCCGCCCGACGTGCAGGGCGAGGTCTTCAACCGCCTCCAGCAAGGGGCGCCGCTGCCGGCCATGACGCAGCGGATGGTGGCGCAGAATCTGCGGCGTAAGCTTGGCGCACCCGTCTAGGGCGCCAGGCGAGGCTGAGACGACCGCATGAACCAGCGCAAGGGGCTCATCCCCGACCTGGTCCTGGGCGGCGTCGTCATCGCCATCCTCGGCATCCTGATCCTGCCGATGCCGACCTGGATGATCGACTTGCTGTTGATCATCAACCTCGTCGCGGCCCTGATCATCATCTTCGTCTCGCTGTATATCGTAAAGCCGCTGGAATTCGCGTCCTTCCCGTCGTTGCTGCTGATCATGGCGCTCTATCGCCTGGCCATGAGCGTGGCGACCACCCGGTCCATCCTGGCCAACGCGGAGGCCGGCCACGTCATCGACACGTTCGCCAACTTCGTGGTCGGCGGCAACTACGCGGTCGGCATCATCCTCTTCGCGATCCTGGTCATCGTGAACTTCATCGTCATCACGGAAGGCGCCAAGCGCGTCGCCGAGGTCGCGGCCCGCTTCACCCTGGACGCGATGCCCGGCAAGCAGATGTCGATCGACGCCGACCTGGCCGCGGGGCTGATCGACGCGGAGGGCGCCAAGAAGCGGCGCGAGAACCTGGAGCGCGAGGCCAACTTCTTCGGCGCGATGGACGGCGCCAACAAGTTCGTCCGGGGCGACGCGATCGCCGCCATCGTGCTCATCGTCGTCAACATCGTGGGCGGCATCCTCATCGGCATCTTCCAGCGCGGCATGGAAGTCACCCAGGCCCTGTCGGTCTTCACGCTGCTGACCATCGGCGACGGCCTGGTCGGCCTCATCCCCCAGTTGCTCATCTCGATCTCGGCCGGCTTCGTGACGACCCGCGCCGCGTCGGACTTCAACCTGGCCAGCGACCTCAAGACGCAGCTCTTCTCGTCGCCCAAGGTGCTGGGTCTGGCCGGCACGGTCATCACGCTCATCGGCTTCATCCCCGGCTTCCCGACCTGGCTGATGGTCGCCATCGGCGCCGGCATCCTGTTCGCGGCATTCCTGGCGTTCCGGCGGTCGCTGATGCCCGCGTCGGCCGAGGGCCCGGGCGAGTACGGCATGCCCGGCGAGGAGTACGACGACTACTCGCCCGAGTCGGACGAGGACCTCAAGAACCCCGAGAACGTCATGAAGATGCTCGGGGTGCCGCCGCTCACGCTGGAACT
This window harbors:
- the flhA gene encoding flagellar biosynthesis protein FlhA, which produces MNQRKGLIPDLVLGGVVIAILGILILPMPTWMIDLLLIINLVAALIIIFVSLYIVKPLEFASFPSLLLIMALYRLAMSVATTRSILANAEAGHVIDTFANFVVGGNYAVGIILFAILVIVNFIVITEGAKRVAEVAARFTLDAMPGKQMSIDADLAAGLIDAEGAKKRRENLEREANFFGAMDGANKFVRGDAIAAIVLIVVNIVGGILIGIFQRGMEVTQALSVFTLLTIGDGLVGLIPQLLISISAGFVTTRAASDFNLASDLKTQLFSSPKVLGLAGTVITLIGFIPGFPTWLMVAIGAGILFAAFLAFRRSLMPASAEGPGEYGMPGEEYDDYSPESDEDLKNPENVMKMLGVPPLTLELGLDLVPLVDPGLGGELMDRVVPMRVSIALDMGFVMPGIQFKDNLNLRPNAYQILVKGNVVAAGELLVGYMLAIQQATTDTTQELVGFPTVDPAFSKPAVWVAGAEAQRAAQLGYLIQDPTNVLTAHLEEVVRAHAHEILSREEVKMMLNRLQEKAPITVKELVPEILSLGEVQRVLQALLKERVSIRDLATILEKLADYGKMTKESFVLTELVRQALSRNICTQLANEDNVIEVITLDPAVEGNVLQAIQQGPQGPTLALNPQIAQLILARLGTVYNEATARGQNPCLLVSPPVRAHVKSLIERNFPVMAVISFAEINPKFRIQQVGQVSIAVGAVT